From a region of the Bacteroides sp. AN502(2024) genome:
- a CDS encoding LytR/AlgR family response regulator transcription factor — translation MVLRCAMIDDEPLALSLLESYVNKTPFLQLVGKYSSAVQAMKELPGEEVDLLFLDIQMPELNGLEFSKMVNPHTRIVFTTAFGQYAIDGYRVNALDYLLKPISYIDFLQAANKAVQWFELVQKPEKIDSIFVKSDYKLVQVDLKKIMYIEGLKDYIKIYTEDTSKPILSLMSMKAMEELLPSSHFIRVHRSFIVQKDKIRIIDRGRIVFDKTYIPISDSYKQAFQTFLDERS, via the coding sequence ATGGTATTACGTTGTGCAATGATTGACGATGAGCCACTAGCTCTTAGTTTGTTAGAGAGTTACGTGAATAAAACTCCGTTCCTGCAACTCGTTGGAAAGTACTCCAGTGCGGTTCAGGCAATGAAAGAATTGCCGGGCGAAGAGGTCGATCTCCTGTTTCTGGACATCCAGATGCCGGAGCTTAATGGTTTGGAATTCTCAAAAATGGTAAATCCGCACACCCGCATTGTATTTACTACTGCTTTCGGACAATATGCCATTGACGGTTATCGTGTCAATGCACTCGATTACCTGCTGAAACCGATCTCGTACATCGATTTCCTGCAAGCCGCCAACAAGGCCGTTCAATGGTTCGAACTTGTACAGAAGCCGGAAAAGATAGACAGTATCTTTGTGAAAAGTGACTACAAGCTGGTACAAGTGGACTTGAAGAAAATCATGTATATCGAAGGACTGAAAGATTATATTAAAATATATACAGAAGACACTTCCAAACCCATTCTATCACTGATGAGTATGAAAGCAATGGAGGAACTCTTACCTTCCAGTCATTTCATACGCGTGCACCGCTCATTCATTGTACAAAAAGATAAGATACGCATAATCGACCGCGGACGTATTGTTTTTGACAAGACATATATTCCTATCAGCGATAGTTACAAGCAAGCTTTTCAGACTTTTCTTGACGAAAGGAGCTGA
- a CDS encoding cytochrome ubiquinol oxidase subunit I — MIESIDTSLIDWSRAQFAMTAMYHWIFVPLTLGLAVVMGIMETLYYKTGNDFWKKAAQFWMKLFGINFAIGVATGLILEFEFGTNWSNYSWFVGDIFGAPLAIEGILAFFMEATFIAVMFFGWGKVSKRFHLASTWLTGLGATISAWWILVANAWMQHPVGMEFNPDTVRNEMVDFWAVATSPVAVNKFFHTVLSGWVLGGVFVVGVSCWYLLKKRNREFALASIKIGAIFGLVASLLSAWTGDGSGYQIAQTQPMKLAAVEGLYEGGTHVGLVGIGVLNPEKKTYDDGKAPFLFRLEIPSMLSFLAERDVDGYVPGIKNIIEGGYQQKDGSTALSAAEKIERGKKAITALAAYRAAKSAGHEEDAQVAYKVLQENIPYFGYGYIKDVNQLVPNVPLNFYAFRIMVILGGYFILFFILVLFFIYKKDLSRMRWMHWIALLTIPLGYIAGQAGWVVAECGRQPWAIRDMLPTMAAISKLDVSSVQTTFFIFLFLFTVMLIAGVGIMVKAIKKGPF, encoded by the coding sequence ATGATTGAAAGTATTGACACCTCACTGATCGATTGGTCGAGAGCCCAATTTGCGATGACAGCCATGTACCACTGGATTTTTGTTCCTCTTACACTGGGACTGGCAGTGGTGATGGGCATTATGGAGACATTGTATTATAAAACAGGCAATGATTTTTGGAAAAAGGCTGCCCAGTTTTGGATGAAACTCTTTGGGATTAACTTTGCCATTGGGGTGGCAACCGGTTTGATTCTGGAGTTTGAGTTCGGTACGAACTGGAGCAATTATTCGTGGTTTGTAGGGGATATCTTCGGTGCTCCGCTGGCTATTGAAGGAATTTTGGCATTCTTTATGGAGGCCACATTTATCGCTGTCATGTTCTTTGGATGGGGAAAAGTAAGCAAACGTTTCCACTTGGCTTCCACTTGGCTGACAGGATTGGGGGCTACGATTTCCGCTTGGTGGATTCTCGTTGCCAATGCGTGGATGCAGCACCCGGTGGGCATGGAATTCAATCCTGATACGGTTCGTAATGAGATGGTAGATTTTTGGGCAGTGGCTACGTCACCCGTAGCGGTCAATAAATTCTTCCATACGGTATTGTCTGGCTGGGTGTTGGGCGGCGTTTTTGTTGTCGGTGTCAGCTGTTGGTATCTGTTGAAGAAACGCAATCGTGAGTTTGCACTTGCCAGCATTAAGATTGGTGCGATTTTCGGATTAGTGGCGTCGTTACTTTCAGCTTGGACAGGTGACGGTTCCGGTTATCAGATAGCTCAGACACAGCCGATGAAACTGGCTGCTGTGGAAGGCTTGTATGAAGGTGGTACCCATGTAGGCCTGGTTGGAATCGGAGTGTTGAACCCTGAAAAGAAGACTTACGATGATGGGAAAGCTCCTTTCCTCTTCCGTTTGGAAATCCCCAGCATGCTTTCTTTCCTTGCAGAACGTGATGTGGACGGGTACGTTCCGGGTATCAAGAATATCATCGAGGGGGGCTATCAACAGAAAGACGGATCAACGGCTCTCTCTGCCGCCGAGAAGATAGAACGTGGAAAAAAGGCTATCACTGCATTGGCTGCCTATCGTGCAGCAAAGAGTGCCGGACACGAGGAAGACGCTCAAGTTGCATATAAAGTCTTGCAGGAAAATATTCCATACTTCGGTTACGGGTATATTAAAGATGTGAACCAACTGGTTCCGAATGTTCCTCTGAACTTCTATGCATTCCGTATAATGGTCATCTTGGGCGGATATTTCATCTTGTTCTTTATTCTTGTTCTCTTCTTTATCTATAAGAAAGATTTGAGCCGGATGCGTTGGATGCACTGGATTGCTCTGCTGACGATTCCTTTGGGATACATCGCCGGACAAGCCGGATGGGTGGTTGCCGAGTGTGGCCGTCAACCGTGGGCGATCCGTGATATGCTGCCAACAATGGCTGCCATCTCCAAACTGGATGTAAGTTCTGTACAAACGACTTTCTTTATCTTCCTGTTCCTGTTTACAGTGATGCTGATTGCAGGTGTCGGGATTATGGTAAAGGCTATTAAAAAAGGACCATTTTAA
- a CDS encoding efflux RND transporter periplasmic adaptor subunit, whose translation MKTKKIILIAVAIVVVAGAGIRFFAGSPSKHKVTYATANVSKGDISSSVTATGTIEPVTEVEVGTQVSGIIDKIYVDYNSVVTKGQLIAEMDRATLQSELASQQATYDGAKAEYEYQKKNYERSKGLHEKSLISDTDFEQALYNYQKAKSSYDSSKASLTKAERNLSYATITSPIDGVVISRDVEAGQTVASGFETPTLFTIAADLTQMQVVADVDEADIGGVAEGQRASFTVDAYPNDVFEGVVTQIRLGDTSSTSSTSTNTTVVTYEVVISAPNPELKLKPRLTANVTIYILDKKNVLSVPNRALRFTPEKPLIGNNDIVKDSEGEHKLWTREGTTFTAHPVEIGISNGISTEIISGISEGTKVVTEATVGTIPGENMAAEGDRGSGGERSPFMPGPPGSKKKK comes from the coding sequence ATGAAAACAAAAAAGATTATCTTAATCGCTGTGGCAATCGTTGTGGTAGCAGGTGCAGGAATCCGTTTCTTTGCAGGCTCACCTTCCAAGCATAAAGTCACCTATGCCACTGCCAACGTCAGCAAAGGCGATATTTCAAGTTCGGTGACTGCTACCGGAACCATCGAACCGGTGACGGAAGTAGAAGTCGGTACGCAAGTTTCCGGTATCATCGACAAGATTTACGTAGATTATAACTCGGTAGTAACCAAGGGACAGTTGATTGCCGAAATGGACCGTGCCACATTGCAAAGTGAACTGGCATCACAACAGGCAACTTACGACGGTGCAAAAGCCGAATATGAATATCAGAAAAAAAATTATGAACGTAGCAAAGGCTTGCATGAAAAATCACTGATTAGTGATACGGATTTCGAACAGGCTCTCTATAACTATCAGAAAGCGAAAAGTAGCTATGACAGCAGTAAAGCATCACTCACAAAAGCGGAACGTAACCTGTCTTATGCAACCATCACCTCACCGATTGACGGAGTAGTCATCAGCCGTGATGTGGAAGCAGGACAAACCGTTGCTTCCGGATTCGAGACCCCGACATTGTTCACCATTGCTGCCGACCTGACACAGATGCAAGTGGTAGCCGATGTGGACGAAGCCGATATAGGCGGTGTAGCAGAAGGCCAGCGTGCCAGCTTCACGGTAGATGCTTACCCGAATGACGTATTCGAAGGGGTAGTTACACAGATTCGTTTGGGAGACACCAGCAGTACGAGCAGCACGAGCACCAACACTACCGTGGTTACTTATGAAGTTGTCATCTCCGCCCCCAACCCTGAGCTGAAATTAAAACCTCGTTTGACAGCCAACGTCACAATCTATATTCTTGATAAAAAGAATGTGTTGTCCGTTCCGAACAGGGCATTACGGTTCACACCGGAAAAGCCGTTAATCGGTAATAATGACATCGTGAAAGACTCCGAAGGAGAACATAAACTCTGGACCCGTGAAGGAACCACATTCACCGCTCATCCGGTAGAAATAGGAATCAGTAACGGCATATCCACAGAGATTATCAGCGGTATTTCCGAGGGAACAAAGGTAGTGACCGAAGCTACCGTAGGAACAATACCCGGTGAAAATATGGCTGCAGAAGGAGATCGGGGAAGTGGTGGAGAAAGAAGTCCGTTCATGCCCGGCCCTCCGGGAAGTAAGAAGAAAAAATAG
- a CDS encoding ABC transporter ATP-binding protein, giving the protein MKKVIEIQNIKRNFQVGDETVHALRGVSFNINEGEFVTIMGTSGSGKSTLLNILGCLDTPTSGEYLLDDIPVRTMSKSQRAILRNRKIGFVFQNYNLLPKTTAVENVELPLMYNSAVSAAERRHRAIESLQAVGLGDRLEHKSNQMSGGQMQRVAIARALVNNPAVILADEATGNLDSRTSFEILVLFQKLHAEGRTIIFVTHNPELSQYSSRNIRLRDGHVIEDTTNPKILSAAEALAALPKNDEDS; this is encoded by the coding sequence ATGAAAAAAGTAATTGAAATACAAAATATCAAACGCAACTTTCAGGTAGGCGACGAAACGGTCCATGCATTGCGTGGCGTCTCGTTCAATATCAATGAAGGAGAGTTTGTCACTATCATGGGAACTTCCGGTTCAGGAAAATCCACGCTCCTCAATATATTAGGTTGCCTGGATACCCCGACCAGTGGAGAGTATTTGCTCGACGATATTCCCGTACGTACGATGAGCAAGTCTCAACGTGCGATACTAAGAAACCGGAAGATCGGCTTCGTGTTCCAAAATTACAACCTGTTGCCTAAAACGACAGCAGTGGAAAATGTGGAACTACCGCTTATGTACAACTCTGCCGTCAGTGCTGCCGAACGTCGCCACCGTGCCATCGAATCTTTACAGGCCGTAGGATTGGGGGACCGTCTGGAACATAAATCCAACCAGATGTCCGGCGGACAAATGCAACGCGTTGCCATTGCACGCGCATTGGTCAACAATCCGGCAGTGATTCTTGCCGATGAAGCGACCGGAAACCTTGACAGCCGTACCTCTTTCGAGATACTTGTCTTGTTTCAAAAGCTCCATGCCGAGGGACGAACGATTATCTTTGTGACACATAATCCTGAACTTTCGCAATATAGCAGCCGGAATATCCGCCTGCGTGACGGTCATGTGATAGAAGACACGACCAATCCGAAGATTCTTTCGGCTGCCGAAGCACTGGCTGCTTTGCCGAAAAACGACGAGGATTCATAA
- a CDS encoding TolC family protein, producing MNMINVRRLTVMTFLGAGMLSDISAQVTPQQVGTQKETKIPAQWDLQSCIDYAKEQNITIRKNRITAAGTQIDVKTAKAALFPSLSFSTGQQVVNRPYQETSSRVSGSEIISSNSKTSYNGNYGLNASWTLYNGNKRLKTIQQEKLNNRVAELDVATSENNIQESIARIYIQILYAAESVKVNKNTLQVSIAQRDRGQALLNAGSIAQSDFAQLEAQVSNDRYQLVTAQATLEDYKLQLKQLLELDGENEMNIYLPALSDENILAPLPAKKDVYISALSLRPEIEASKLNVEASNLGIDIAKSSYFPTISLSAGIGTNHTSGSDFTFGEQVKNGWNNSIGLSVSIPIFNNRQTKSAVQKAKLQYETSMLSLLDEQKKLYKTIEGLWLDANSAQQRYAAANEKLKSTQISYELISEQFNLGMKNTVELLTEKNNLLQAQQEQLQAKYMTILNMQLLKFYQGDQLAI from the coding sequence ATGAATATGATCAATGTAAGAAGATTGACAGTGATGACGTTTCTTGGAGCAGGTATGCTGTCCGACATATCCGCTCAAGTTACTCCACAGCAAGTCGGTACGCAGAAAGAAACGAAAATTCCGGCTCAATGGGATTTGCAGTCATGCATCGACTACGCAAAAGAACAGAACATCACGATTCGCAAGAACCGGATCACTGCGGCCGGCACGCAAATTGATGTGAAGACAGCTAAGGCTGCCTTGTTTCCCAGTCTTTCATTCTCTACCGGCCAGCAGGTGGTGAACCGTCCGTATCAGGAGACGAGTAGCAGGGTGAGCGGCAGCGAAATTATCAGTAGTAACAGTAAAACAAGCTACAATGGCAATTATGGACTGAATGCGTCGTGGACTCTCTATAATGGTAATAAAAGGCTGAAAACCATCCAACAGGAAAAGTTGAACAACCGGGTTGCCGAACTGGATGTGGCAACTTCCGAAAATAACATTCAGGAGTCTATCGCCCGGATTTATATCCAAATTCTTTATGCAGCTGAGTCTGTCAAGGTAAACAAAAACACGTTGCAAGTCTCCATTGCACAGCGTGACCGCGGACAGGCACTTCTGAACGCCGGAAGTATCGCTCAAAGTGACTTCGCCCAACTGGAAGCACAGGTGAGCAATGACCGATACCAACTTGTTACAGCGCAAGCCACTCTTGAAGATTACAAATTACAACTGAAACAACTGCTCGAACTGGATGGAGAGAATGAAATGAACATCTATCTCCCCGCCTTGTCCGATGAAAATATACTGGCTCCGTTGCCTGCCAAGAAAGATGTGTACATCAGCGCGTTGAGTCTTCGTCCGGAGATTGAAGCAAGCAAACTTAATGTAGAAGCTTCCAACCTGGGAATCGATATTGCCAAATCGAGTTATTTTCCCACGATCAGCCTTAGTGCTGGAATCGGCACCAACCATACCAGTGGCAGCGACTTCACTTTCGGAGAGCAAGTGAAAAACGGATGGAACAATTCTATCGGATTGTCTGTCAGTATACCTATCTTCAACAACCGTCAAACAAAAAGTGCCGTACAGAAAGCGAAATTACAATACGAAACGAGTATGTTATCTTTGCTGGACGAACAAAAAAAACTGTATAAGACCATTGAAGGACTCTGGCTGGATGCCAACAGCGCACAACAACGTTATGCGGCAGCAAATGAGAAACTAAAGAGTACACAAATCAGCTATGAGTTGATCAGCGAACAGTTCAATCTGGGAATGAAGAATACCGTAGAGCTCCTTACAGAAAAGAACAACTTGCTGCAAGCACAGCAGGAACAACTCCAAGCTAAATATATGACCATACTGAATATGCAGCTGCTGAAGTTCTATCAGGGAGATCAATTAGCAATTTAA
- a CDS encoding DUF4492 domain-containing protein has product MKNTLLTIWNFYLEGFRSMTLGRTLWVIILLKLFVMFFILKMFFFPDFLRDHPTDDDKGTYVGNELIERAIPGKSTDF; this is encoded by the coding sequence ATGAAGAATACACTACTTACGATCTGGAACTTCTATTTGGAGGGCTTCCGTAGTATGACCTTGGGACGTACCCTTTGGGTAATCATTCTGCTGAAATTATTCGTCATGTTCTTCATCCTCAAAATGTTCTTTTTCCCTGATTTCCTCCGTGATCATCCTACGGATGATGACAAGGGAACATACGTGGGAAATGAACTGATAGAACGTGCTATCCCCGGTAAATCCACAGATTTTTAA
- a CDS encoding sensor histidine kinase yields MKQPFTSARRPLEILIHVISWGIMFGFPFFFVERENGNINWLAYTRHLAVPLSFMIAFYVNYFILVPRYLFQSQAKRYIIYNIIFLCIIGILLHFWQSLTFDPSCTPKAKRPGMPPGWLFFLRDMLSLVFTIGLSAAIRMSARWAQNEAARKEAERSRAEAELKNLRNQLNPHFLLNTLNNIYALIAFDSDKAQQAIQELSKLLRYVLYDNQQTYVPLCKEVDFIRNYIELMRIRLSAHVQVITKFDIRPDSQTLIAPLIFISLIENAFKHGISPTESSFIRIHLSENDREVICEIHNSNHPKTVEDKSGSGVGLEQVSRRLEILYPEAYTWSKGISKDEKVYESRLSIKIRE; encoded by the coding sequence ATGAAACAACCCTTTACATCTGCACGTCGTCCCCTGGAGATACTGATACACGTTATCAGCTGGGGGATTATGTTCGGTTTCCCGTTCTTTTTCGTCGAACGTGAGAACGGGAACATTAACTGGCTGGCCTATACGCGCCATCTTGCCGTCCCCCTTTCGTTCATGATTGCGTTCTATGTGAATTATTTCATTCTTGTCCCACGCTATCTGTTTCAGAGTCAGGCTAAAAGATATATCATCTACAACATAATCTTTTTATGCATCATCGGCATTCTGTTACATTTCTGGCAAAGCTTGACATTCGATCCGTCATGTACACCCAAAGCCAAAAGACCGGGTATGCCTCCGGGATGGTTGTTCTTCCTTAGAGATATGTTGAGCCTCGTATTCACTATCGGACTAAGCGCCGCTATTCGTATGAGTGCACGATGGGCACAGAACGAAGCTGCTCGCAAGGAGGCGGAACGAAGCCGTGCGGAAGCGGAACTGAAGAATCTGCGGAATCAGCTGAACCCTCACTTTCTGCTGAATACGCTGAATAATATCTATGCACTGATTGCATTTGATTCGGACAAGGCGCAACAAGCAATTCAAGAGTTGAGCAAACTGCTTCGTTACGTGTTATATGATAACCAGCAGACATACGTTCCTCTTTGTAAGGAGGTTGATTTTATCCGTAATTACATCGAATTGATGCGTATCCGCCTATCAGCCCATGTACAGGTGATTACTAAATTCGATATCCGTCCGGACAGCCAGACACTGATAGCCCCGCTTATCTTCATCTCGTTAATAGAGAACGCCTTCAAACATGGCATCTCTCCTACTGAATCGAGTTTCATCCGTATTCATCTTTCGGAAAATGACAGAGAGGTGATTTGCGAAATCCACAACAGTAATCATCCAAAGACAGTAGAGGATAAAAGTGGCTCGGGAGTGGGACTGGAACAAGTCAGCCGCCGGTTGGAGATTCTTTATCCCGAGGCTTATACTTGGTCGAAAGGCATCTCAAAAGATGAAAAAGTATATGAATCGCGATTAAGTATCAAGATCAGAGAGTAA
- a CDS encoding transposase, with translation MEKYPITARSLERYYHIDGDQFERQYKEYLSDYCMWDQLSHAANWLLFSENLGPYLSIDETSLSNGELYTIIINREAHGGKGAIVAIVKGTKADDVIAVLEQIPEEALRMVREVTLDLSESMRKIVRRCFTSAIRVIDRFHIQKLACDAVQEIRIGHRWEAIQEETDVRQEAKGLKKKYTPFTFENGDTRKELLARSRYLLFKSAEKWTEAQKLRATVLFREYPDIKRAYSLSHSLRMIFNKRSIKAGARTNLAKWYQEVEQSGFESFNTIAATLYDRSEQILNFYINRASNAAAESFNAKVKQFRAQLRGVIDIPFFLYRLTKIYA, from the coding sequence TTGGAGAAATACCCGATTACGGCCCGCTCTCTTGAACGTTATTATCATATTGACGGTGATCAGTTTGAGCGGCAATATAAAGAGTATCTAAGTGACTACTGCATGTGGGATCAACTGTCCCATGCCGCAAACTGGCTGCTGTTTTCCGAGAACCTGGGACCGTACTTGAGTATTGATGAAACTTCCCTTTCTAATGGTGAGTTATATACTATAATCATCAACAGAGAGGCACACGGTGGTAAAGGTGCTATCGTGGCTATTGTCAAGGGTACCAAGGCTGACGATGTCATAGCTGTGCTAGAACAAATCCCTGAAGAAGCACTTCGGATGGTGCGGGAGGTCACTCTTGATTTGTCAGAAAGTATGCGCAAGATCGTTCGCAGATGTTTCACCTCGGCTATCCGTGTGATAGATCGCTTCCATATTCAAAAGCTGGCGTGTGATGCTGTACAGGAAATTAGAATCGGACACCGTTGGGAAGCTATACAAGAAGAGACTGATGTCAGGCAGGAAGCTAAAGGTCTGAAAAAGAAATATACCCCTTTTACCTTTGAGAATGGTGATACACGCAAGGAATTATTGGCAAGGAGCCGGTATCTGCTTTTCAAATCTGCTGAAAAATGGACTGAAGCACAGAAGCTCAGAGCTACAGTCTTATTCAGAGAATATCCGGATATTAAACGGGCATATTCACTTAGTCATTCTTTAAGAATGATTTTTAATAAACGATCGATAAAGGCAGGAGCAAGAACCAATTTAGCGAAGTGGTATCAAGAAGTAGAACAATCTGGATTTGAATCGTTTAACACAATAGCTGCTACATTATATGACAGAAGTGAGCAGATACTAAACTTCTATATTAATAGGGCATCAAATGCTGCTGCAGAATCATTTAATGCGAAAGTTAAACAGTTCAGAGCACAACTTAGAGGGGTTATAGACATACCCTTTTTCTTGTATAGACTAACTAAAATTTATGCATAA
- a CDS encoding ABC transporter permease: MNGTNLFKIALRALANNKLRAFLTMLGIIIGVASVITMLAIGQGSKKSIRQQISEMGSNMIMIHPGADMRGGVRQDPSAMQTLKLSDYKALRDETSFLSAISPNVSASGQLIAGNNNYPASVNGVGTEYLDIRQLTIENGEMFTEADIQSSAKVCVIGKTIVDNLFPDGSDPVGKIIRFNKIPLRVVGVLKAKGYNSMGQDQDAVVLAPYSTVMKRLLAVTYLQGVFASALTEDMTEYATDEISTILRRNHKLKASDNDDFTIRTQQELSTMLNSTTDLMTTLLACIAGISLVVGGIGIMNIMYVSVTERTREIGLRMSVGARGVDILNQFLIEAIMISITGGIIGVIIGCGSSWIVKSVAHWPIYIQPWSVFLSFAVCTVTGVFFGWYPAKKAADLDPIEAIRYE; encoded by the coding sequence ATGAATGGAACAAATTTATTTAAGATAGCTCTCCGTGCATTGGCGAACAATAAGCTGCGTGCTTTTCTAACTATGCTCGGTATCATTATTGGCGTAGCTTCCGTCATCACGATGCTGGCTATCGGACAAGGTTCGAAGAAAAGTATCCGGCAGCAGATTTCCGAGATGGGTTCGAACATGATTATGATTCATCCGGGAGCCGATATGCGTGGAGGTGTCCGGCAGGACCCGTCTGCCATGCAGACTCTGAAGCTTTCCGACTACAAAGCCTTACGCGACGAGACAAGTTTCCTGTCCGCCATCAGTCCCAATGTTTCAGCATCGGGGCAACTCATTGCCGGCAACAACAACTACCCGGCTTCTGTGAACGGTGTCGGAACAGAATACCTCGACATCCGACAACTGACTATTGAAAACGGAGAGATGTTTACAGAAGCCGACATACAGAGTTCAGCCAAAGTGTGTGTAATCGGAAAGACAATAGTAGACAATCTTTTTCCGGATGGAAGTGATCCGGTAGGTAAGATTATTCGTTTCAACAAAATACCGCTTCGTGTGGTAGGCGTGCTCAAAGCCAAAGGCTACAACTCTATGGGACAAGATCAGGATGCAGTAGTGCTTGCGCCATACAGCACGGTAATGAAACGACTACTTGCCGTTACGTATCTGCAAGGAGTGTTTGCTTCTGCCCTTACCGAAGACATGACGGAGTACGCTACTGACGAAATCAGTACAATCCTCCGTCGCAACCATAAACTGAAAGCTTCGGATAACGATGATTTCACCATCCGTACCCAGCAGGAATTGAGTACGATGCTCAACTCAACCACCGACTTGATGACAACCTTGCTGGCTTGCATTGCAGGTATTTCACTGGTGGTGGGTGGTATCGGAATTATGAATATTATGTATGTATCTGTTACGGAGCGTACCCGTGAAATCGGCCTGCGTATGTCCGTCGGTGCACGTGGAGTCGATATTCTAAACCAATTCCTCATCGAGGCCATCATGATTAGTATCACGGGAGGTATCATCGGAGTGATTATCGGTTGCGGTTCCAGCTGGATTGTCAAGAGCGTGGCACATTGGCCCATCTATATCCAGCCGTGGAGTGTATTCCTCTCCTTCGCAGTATGCACCGTTACGGGAGTCTTCTTCGGATGGTATCCGGCTAAGAAAGCAGCAGATTTGGATCCGATAGAAGCCATCAGATACGAATAA
- a CDS encoding ATP-binding protein produces the protein MIQRNHYLDELVSLQGNGMIKVITGMRRCGKSYLLFDIFVSYLEGQGIAPDHIIKVDLEDFKNRGLRNPDNLYSYVESRITDDRMHYILLDEVQMLEHFEDVLNGFLKMRHVDVYVTGSNAKFLSKDIITEFRGRGYEVKMYPLCFREYMSAYKGSVQAGLNEYMLYGGLPQILSYTTEEQKTKFLKTLFDETYIKDIKDRYDIRKDDDLEELINIMASGIGALTNPNKLANTFRSEKKSIISYDTIKDYIDYLCDSFLVEKSTRYDIKGKRYVNSPYKYYFMDLGLRNARINFRQYEKSHLMENLIYNEMRVRGFNVDVGTVPTYTKNEEGKPQRANLEVDFVCNLGSRRYYIQSAYRMESEEKIKQERASLLKVEDSFKKIIVLGEECPVTRDEQGITTMSIFDFLLKENSLEL, from the coding sequence ATGATACAACGTAATCATTATTTGGACGAACTTGTTTCCTTACAGGGGAACGGTATGATTAAAGTCATAACAGGAATGCGCAGATGTGGAAAGTCGTATTTGCTGTTTGATATATTTGTGTCTTATCTTGAAGGACAAGGAATAGCACCTGACCATATCATTAAGGTTGACCTTGAAGACTTTAAGAACAGGGGGCTGCGTAATCCTGATAATTTGTATTCATACGTGGAAAGCCGTATTACGGATGACCGGATGCACTATATTTTATTGGATGAGGTGCAGATGCTTGAACACTTTGAGGATGTGCTGAATGGTTTCCTAAAGATGCGGCATGTGGATGTATATGTTACAGGTAGTAATGCCAAATTTTTATCTAAGGACATCATTACGGAATTTCGGGGGCGCGGATATGAGGTGAAGATGTATCCTTTGTGTTTTCGCGAATATATGTCGGCATACAAAGGTTCGGTTCAAGCCGGATTGAATGAATATATGCTGTATGGTGGATTGCCGCAAATATTGTCATATACAACGGAAGAACAAAAGACAAAGTTCTTAAAAACATTGTTTGACGAGACTTACATCAAGGATATTAAAGACCGCTATGATATACGCAAGGATGATGATTTGGAGGAACTTATCAACATTATGGCTTCTGGTATCGGTGCCTTGACCAATCCCAACAAGCTGGCAAACACTTTCCGCAGCGAAAAGAAGTCTATAATATCATACGATACCATCAAAGATTACATTGATTATCTGTGTGATTCGTTTCTTGTGGAAAAGTCTACCCGTTACGATATAAAAGGCAAACGCTATGTTAATTCTCCCTATAAATATTATTTCATGGACTTAGGGCTGCGCAATGCTCGTATCAACTTTCGACAATATGAGAAAAGTCATCTGATGGAAAATCTTATCTACAATGAGATGCGTGTACGGGGCTTCAATGTGGATGTCGGTACAGTGCCCACTTACACAAAGAATGAGGAAGGAAAGCCACAACGTGCCAATTTAGAAGTGGACTTCGTCTGCAATTTGGGAAGCCGTAGGTACTACATTCAATCTGCGTATAGAATGGAGTCCGAAGAAAAAATAAAGCAGGAACGGGCTTCGTTATTAAAGGTGGAAGATTCTTTCAAGAAGATTATAGTTCTTGGTGAGGAGTGTCCGGTGACACGGGATGAACAGGGAATTACAACGATGAGTATTTTTGATTTCTTGCTGAAAGAGAATTCTTTGGAACTTTAG